A genome region from Carya illinoinensis cultivar Pawnee chromosome 2, C.illinoinensisPawnee_v1, whole genome shotgun sequence includes the following:
- the LOC122301079 gene encoding D-glycerate 3-kinase, chloroplastic yields MSMAALNIFTRPCSPTASSLGPYDFNHHNRFNVSSCKLHSLFLRKSNDRASRLYSIPTHFSKSGSGGCSWMQNNSTCHNTAASNDCRQGELYSVFPTKPATVSSVQDLFEFICSGPLIEKMGLTPEKVSESIDKWLAYGTQLCRLFKLNELYLTVPQKARFYHYYIPVFLWCEDQISQHRSMFKDGDDIPPLVIGFSAPQGCGKTTLVFALDYLFQVTGRKSATISIDDFYLTAEGQAKLREENPGNALLEFRGNAGSHDLPFSVETLTALDNLTKEGMKMKLPRYDKSAYNGRGDRASPSTWPEIEGPLEAILFEGWMLGFKPLPAEVVKAVDPQLERVNKNLEAYYDAWDKFIKAWIVIKIKDPSCVYQWRLQAEIAMREAGKPGMSDEEVNDFVSRYLPAYKAYLPTLYAEGPSGSNPKHLLVIEIDEGRNPILGI; encoded by the exons ATGAGCATGGCGGCTCTAAATATCTTCACTCGCCCGTGCTCGCCAACAGCTTCTTCGCTTGGTCCCTATGATTTCAATCATCACAATCGTTTCAACGTCAGTAGTTGTAAATTACATTCTTTATTTCTGAGAAAATCAAACGACAGAGCTTCTAGGCTTTACTCGATACCGACCCATTTCTCAAAGTCAG GCAGTGGAGGATGTTCATGGATGCAAAACAATTCCACATGTCACAACACTGCAGCTAGCAATGATTGCAGGCAAGGCGAATTGTATTCAGTTTTTCCCACAAAACCTGCCACTGTTTCCTCTGTGCAGGATCTTTTTGAATTCATATGCTCAGGTCCTTTAATAGAGAAAATGGGTCTCACCCCTGAAAAGGTATCCGAGTCCATTGACAAGTGGTTAGCATATGGAACGCAACTTTGTCGATTGTTTAAGCTCAACGAATTGTACCTTACAGTTCCTCAGAAAGCAAGGTTTTATCACTACTATATACCAGTGtttttatggtgtgaagatcaGATTTCTCAGCATAGATCCATGTTCAAAGATGGAGACGATATACCTCCTTTAGTG ATTGGTTTTAGTGCACCACAAGGTTGTGGGAAGACTACACTTGTCTTTGCTCTTGATTATCTTTTCCAAGTTACTGGCAG GAAGTCTGCCACTATATCCATTGATGACTTCTATTTGACGGCAGAGGGTCAG GCTAAACTGAGAGAAGAAAATCCAGGAAATGCACTATTAGAG TTTCGTGGGAATGCTGGGAGCCATGATCTTCCATTCTCTGTTGAAACGCTCACAGCTCTTGACAATTTGACTAAAGAAG GTATGAAGATGAAACTTCCTCGATATGATAAA TCTGCATATAATGGGAGGGGTGACAGGGCTTCTCCTTCAACATGGCCAGAGATTGAAGGGCCACTTGAG GCTATTCTGTTCGAAGGCTGGATGCTTGGTTTTAAACCCCTTCCTGCGGAAGTTGTCAAAGCAGTTGATCCCCAG CTAGAGAGGGTAAATAAAAATCTTGAAGCATATTATGATGCATGGGACAAGTTCATAAAAGCCTGGATAGTCATCAAGATTAAGGACCCGAGTTGTGTCTACCAGTGGCGTTTGCAG GCAGAGATTGCCATGAGAGAGGCGGGCAAACCTGGGATGTCGGATGAGGAG GTGAACGATTTTGTTTCACGGTACCTGCCAGCATACAAGGCTTACCTTCCCACCCTCTACGCTGAAGGACCAAGCGGTTCAAATCCAAAGCATCTCCTTGTCATCGAAATTGATGAAGGAAGGAATCCCATTCTAGGTATCTAG
- the LOC122301080 gene encoding auxin-responsive protein IAA1-like: MSPDLPKSDVSSGLNFKETELTLGLPGEIGRGTSSLIQIPGSSSAKLTGTKRGFSQAAMDLNLGRSFSVEHDDSACEQSESENEDLSVAKPPSAKAQILGWPPVRAFRKNVITKSCHLVKVAMDGAPYLRKVDLEMYNSYQQLLSALEEMLISCSTIPTHPTRNYLDEKKLMDPASGVEYVPIYEDKDGDLMLVGDVPWKMFVESCKRLRLIKISEAIGPDPRTPQQSASCTS, encoded by the exons ATGTCACCGGACTTGCCGAAATCAGATGTCTCCAGCGGATTGAATTTCAAGGAGACAGAGCTGACCTTAGGGCTGCCGGGAGAGATCGGACGTGGAACCAGCAGCTTGATACAGATCCCCGGATCATCATCAGCAAAGTTGACGGGCACGAAACGGGGATTCTCGCAGGCAGCCATGGATCTTAATCTTGGTAGATCATTTTCTGTTGAACATGATGACAGCGCTTGTGAGCAGTCCGAATCAGAAAACGAAGACTTGAGTGTGGCAAAACCTCCCTCAGCAAA GGCACAGATACTGGGGTGGCCACCGGTGAGAGCGTTTAGGAAGAATGTGATAACGAAGAGCTGCCACTTGGTAAAGGTTGCAATGGATGGAGCTCCTTATCTAAGAAAGGTCGATCTAGAAATGTACAATAGCTATCAGCAGTTATTGAGTGCTTTGGAGGAGATGTTGATCTCCTGCTCGACTATTCCTACGCATCCCACCC gtaatTACTTGGATGAGAAAAAGCTCATGGATCCTGCAAGTGGGGTGGAATATGTACCTATTTATGAGGACAAAGATGGTGACTTGATGTTAGTGGGAGATGTACCATGGAA AATGTTTGTGGAGTCGTGCAAGCGGCTAAGATTGATAAAAATTTCAGAGGCAATTGGACCTG ATCCAAGAACACCCCAACAATCTGCAAGCTGCACGagttaa